DNA from Balaenoptera musculus isolate JJ_BM4_2016_0621 chromosome 4, mBalMus1.pri.v3, whole genome shotgun sequence:
aaagaaaatgatggaATTCTAAAATCCTTCCAACAAGATCCATTGAATCCTGGACAGTGGGGGTAAAATGGAGGAGGTACAGGTGCCAGTGGGGTTCTGTTACCTGGATGATGACTGAATAGGTTCCACACAGTATCTTGGACAACTGAATGGCTACTCTGATGAGGCAGACAATCACTTGAAGCCCACTGAGAGCTATGAGAATAGAAAATAAGATGATGTTCCACTCCACTACATGTGCTGGTTCCAGGCACTGAATCCATACGCTAGAATCTGTAAGGAAactgagagagaggaaggaaatggtCAACATGATGCATGGCCAAGCCTAAAGACTTGGTCCAAGGAAGAAGGCTACAGGTTTTCATATGTTTGGGAAATTAAGATACTGATAcatgattaaaaaacaatattattaaatgtgagttaatatataaaattattcagaTACATAATTGAACACGTAGTGTGCATAGCACAGGGCTATGCTTATTATGAACATGGTGCCTGCCTCAGACAATTCTAATTCACTTAGGAGGCAAGATGCATACTGAAGAGTTCAACAGCAATGAAAGGCCGCACATGTCAATACCAAGAGAGGTAGAGATTGCCCATTTCCTAGGAGTCCAAAGTTAGCCTAGGCTGTCAGGGATAGGGCTGAGCTAGCACTGGATATAAAATCACACAGGTGGtaaaagagcaaagagaaatgATGCTATTATTCTTAGACTCTGTCCCAAAGCCTTTTAgaacaatggttctcaaatttgagCATACATCAAGATTATCTGGAAagcttgtgaaaatgcagattgcTGGGTCCCAGCCTAGAGTTTCAGATTCAGAAGGTCTGGATGGGGTGGAGACTTTGGGTTTCtatgttcccaggtgatgttgatgctgctggtctggggtcCACTGTGTGCTCTGCAGCTCTTAAAAAGATTGAGATTATGaggtggaaaaacaaaagactgaaTGGTTCAATCAGTCTAGCGTAGCACAGGATTTTGAGAATTAAACCACCTCCACTTTTAAGATAGTCTTAAAACCATGCTGAATTATCCTGTCTTTTGCCCACTTCCAGGTCAGCTATGGCCATTAACATTTCTCCAAGAGTGACACTCTCTTTGTTGAACTAAATCGAAATTAAAAACTGgtctcctcaaaaaaaaaaaaaaaatcccccaaacaaaaacaattaagcCCAATTACAGGGCAGAGCTGTTTGTAAATATCTTGTTAATAGCAAGATGCCTTTTTTCAAAACAGCATTTCAAGCAACCTTGGTGCCAGCCAAGTGGTCCTtaactctctctttcctccctttttaatttcttattctctATGCTCTGGGACATTGAGAGGCACTCTGAGAATTTCTTGGTATTGCTAATGGACCTTAGGTCTCAAGGGGTAAACAGCACTGAATATGGAGTCAGAACTCCTGGATCTGTAGGATCTTGGGCCAGGGACTTTACCTCTTTGATCTGGACAATGGGTATAAAATAGCTAACCCTAGGGTTATTGTGAATATTTGATGAGACGTATGTAAAAATGCTTTGGAACCTATAAAGCACAATACAGATGTAATTTCCTGTTATCATTTCCCTAGACCCACTTCATACACCCTCCTACTCCTAACTCAGCCTCAGTCACCAGGGAAGCTAATCCCTTCAAGATCCTTACTCTAGACTGTTCCCAGTGTATACTCTGCACAGATCATCCAACACTTTAAAGCAAGATGCCTTGcaggatttctctttttctcctaggATATGGTCCTATTTATTCTTCTTGTATAAACGGAATGAGTCATAAGTGCACTAGCAAGGTCTGGAAGGAGTAGAGAAATTTGCCCTGATACTCATTCTCTCCGCAATTTCTATACACCATCCTAACACAACATGTACTTCGTTATGTTATAATtctatctatagctatatctGTATATCTAGTTCCTCACTACACAGTGTACTGTGAGAAACTGTTGTGATTTATGCATCTCTGAATGGCCATGTCTAAGGCCTAAGGCAGTGCCTGGGGCATTGCGAAgatcaaaaaatgtttgttgaatgaaactgATTCGGGATCCTTGCTGATCACCATGCCAGTGGCTGAACTTAATGGCTGAACTTGCTGTCCACTTGGCAGATGGAAGACCATCATCGGGTATAGAAGGTTATGCAAAGtaatgattttaataataaaatctgGCATGTCGAGAATTTATTAAATCTAAGCTGTGCTTTACTTCTCTGTAATTTTCAGTTCTGTGAGGTAGGAATGATTATTATCTCCAGTTTACAGAGCCTCAGAGATATCCAGATTTTTGTCTAAGGCCATACAGTTTGTAAGTAGGAGACGGGAGACTTCAACCCAGATCTACAAGCACTGAAGCTCTGTGCTTTAAAGGGCAATGTTCATTCTAAGGCTTCCATCTCAGCAGAATGTTCTGTCAGATCTGCGTGAGTTTCTAGAAGGAAGTGAACCTGTGTCATTTATCTTTGATTGTCTAGCAACTAATCCAAGGCAGGGACATAGTAGgcgattaataaatatttgttgaataaatgtacGTATGAAGAGGTGATTTGGGCAACTTTCAGCTGATTTCTTCAACATTAACAGCTGTTCCACCTTGCATTCACCAAGCCTTGGAAACTTCTTTAGGGGCCCAGAAACTTAGCTTCCCTTCATGGCCTCCAATTTTTCACCTCTAAACACTTTTATAGAGCTGGAATCAGGTGAATACAAATATCAAGGGCAACTTTAAAGGAGGAATGCAGAGGCATGTGGGCAGCCTGAGATTCCTGCATTGAAATTGGAGGCTTActtgttttgggggtggggaaaagtTCAGGGGCTGGTGGCATAAAGAACAACCCTTTGTACCCAGTGGGACTTTCTACATTAGGGTCCCCTTTCCTGAGCCCTTTCAATCCCAAAGGAGTGTCTCCTCCAAGTGTTCAGAAAGACCTAAAGTAATTTTCTAGGTTCTCCTGACCTGAGGGAGAGCTCTGCTCACAGCATGGGGTTCCTCGTGGACACTTTAGAAGAAAGGCAGCTATGGGCACAGAAGCAGTTGTGCTGTGCAGGCTGAGGTGAGCAGGTAAAACCTCAAATGGATGTGGGCTTTGAACAATAGAGCCAGCCATGGggagttgagaagaaagtgtaacttCCCCAGGGGATGGTACCGACACTCCCTCATTTTATTCCATTGGAATTGTCTGTGCAGCACAAGACAGGGAGAGATTGAGTAGATCTTCTTGTATCTCTGtctgggccctgctccctcccGAGCTGGTAGGCCCATGAGCCAGCACAATGCCAGTGTGAGGCATTCTGTGATCCAGGACTGGGTCCCTCAACACTTGACTGAACTACCAGCCTTTAGAGCAAGGCTACCGCTTGGACTCTTCTTCAGTACATGCTCGATAAGCTCTTGGCTCCTTCCACAAACTCCTGCACCTACTCATGTCCCTGGATCTCACTTGGCTGCTCACCTTGCCTGGTTCTACCTCCGTGTGGCCCCTAACGGTATAGCTCCAGATGGCACCATCCAAGGGCACTGTGATTCTCTCCCAGCCTGGCCACAAAGCAAGACTGACTGCCCAGAGCCACCCAAGCCCCAAGCTCCAGCAGTTGCCAGACCCCAATAACGACGAAGCCCTGTTCTGCAGTATGGCAGAAACATGCCTTTCATTCGGAAATGTCCACGACAGCCTTAAAATAGTGAATGCATGTGACATTAaaagactggagaaaaaaaatatctaaacagAGTTCTGTGTAGGAACAAGTTGGTCTGGACATTAGTAAACTATTAGGAACATTCTGGACTAAGGTAGACACACAGAACCACAAAGTGATCGTGGAAAATGAGTATGAGCATGAAGCCAGGTGTCTCTGACTTTCAGACTTCCTCCCAAATCAGGGAATTATTCCTTACCGTCCTGCAGTGCCTTCAAAGGCGTACTCCCAGCCATCAAGGGTGCGGCAGTAAGGGCCCTGAAGAAGGCCCAAAGCAGATATGACCAGGCAGTATCCAGAGAAAGCAATTCCAAGGGCTGAAAAGATCATCGACAGCAGTGTCTAAATTAAACATAGAAGGAGGTTAGTGCCATAGAATGAGACAAGGGGATATTGTGAATAAGTGATCAGATAGGTAACTTCCCCTACTCATCCAAGCTTACTGCAGCCTGTGTAATAACAAATGtccacagaaaaaaaggaaacgtTTAATCCAAACCCACTTGatcttaaaaataagtttttaaatgatttttttctttggcatTCCATAGAGAAAATTAGTTAATTTACTaaatttctcccctttttttctggaGCTTTGATATCAATAATGATAATATTGATCAACTCATACATAAATGCAATGAAGGGATGTGATCAATCAATCTATACTTCTTTATTGAAGACATGTTATTTTCTAGGTAGGGTGGGTTCTCTAAGAATCAAAAGCTATGatccttgtttttctcttatgaAGATGATATTTGAATATGTTCGTACACAGGAATATGTGAGGAAATATCATGTGTTAGCCTAGATGGTCATGTTTATACTCAAGTGAGGATGGGATTGATGGGGAGGAGGGTATTTTCATTTGAGTAGAAAGAATGAGCAATGTTCACCAACAGATCCATACAAGCCAAGTTGTGAGACTAAGTAGATTGATCTGATCTAAAAGGGATTCCTACAGATGAGTAGAGGGAGAAGCTTGGCATGGTGCTACAACTGAGAAAGCAGGGCTGATAAGACACAATCCAGCCCTTATATCACTTATAACGTGAGTGTAGCTTGGGAGATCCAGGCAGAAGGTGGCCTTGGATGCTGGATCAAGGAGACTGGACTTCATCCTTCAGGGTAAGTGGATTTTTCTCCCACAGccttttattaaaactttttttcaaatcTACAAAAAAGTTGAAAGTATAGTACCATTTTCTTAGACCCAACTTTTGTGACTATTTTACCATTTttgcttgctctctctccctctctcggtatgtatatgtacattgacaaacacatatatttatttacatttttgttgctTAACCATTTGAAAGTAGGTTGCAGACATTGGGATATCTCACCCCTAAACACACCAGCACTTATATCCCAAGAATAAAGATATTCTATTATTCTgcaattgtttttccttttttgtacagGATCCAATGAAGGTTTATGCACAAAGTTAcatctctttagtttcctttaatctACAGTAGTCttgctgccttttttctttcaggatattaaattgtttttaaagaatcccAGCCAGTTGCCTTGTAGAAAGTCCACATTCAGGGCttttctgattgtttcctcaCAATTGGACTTGGATTAAACACTTTGGCAAGAACATGTGATTGGCGTGGGTACATTATGGGCCTCTCACTGCTACTGATGATGCTAAATTTGATCTCTTGGTTAAAGTGGTGCCCTTCAGATctataaatgtacattttctaCTTTGCAATTAGGAAGTAATTTGTGAGGTAATACTTTGAGACTGTGTCATATCTTGTTCCCTAAAGACATTTCAACAGATGGATTTAGCATCTACTGATGATCTTCATATTCACTGATCACCGATTATCACGATAAGCGGTTGTAATGTACtgcttttctaattctttcatttctcctgcGTTTGTAAGTTATCATTTTTCTGTACAGAAGAACTTCTATTTCCCgtttctctcctctgcccctctCTTTCTGTATTATTGTGGACGCACAGATTTTCTAATTCATTATGCTATAACTCATAATTGTTATTATTCCTTTCGATGATCAAATGGTTCAAATATGACCAGGTGGAACATCCCTTCAAGTCAATTCCTGTACCCTTCAACATACCCCTATCATTCTTTGAACACTTCCTTGCTTCCTGGCACAAGATGTCCCAAGATCAGTTTGAATTTATGCTGCCTTAGACCTGGAATAACTCTTTTTCTAACAAGCCACGGAATTAATTTTTGAGCAAGAAAGTGACATGAACCAATAAATGATTTTGGAAAATTACTCCGGCAGTGGTGACATACCAACCAGAAGTGAGAGAGCCCCCAAATAAGAATTCCATGTGGAGAAAACGTCAAGTTGTGGCAACAAAGACATGCACTGGACAAAAAGACATTGAGGAGGAAATGAGTAGCTGGAAATGGgctgaaaaaaattccagagttTGGGACTTGAGtgaaaaggagacagaaatagGGATGTCAAGAAAAGCAGTATTGTTTGGGAGAAAAgttaatttagttttaaaaatgctgatttcAAGTGAGAGTAGGATGGCCAAACAGAAACATGTAGTAGCCAGTTGATAAATTCAAAAGCTGagagcagaaaaagaacaaaaaacctgcAATTTTTGGAACAAAGtttatatcaaattatatttctttgcttGGAGTTATTTTATAAACGTAACATCAATACATGATCATtatggaaaatcagaaaaaaagtattttaaaaacacaaagaaggaaagagcagTTATGCTTTTTTCCTATTTGATACTAGTAATTCATTGGCAACTTCACATATGATGGAAAGCTCTTTCAAGTTATGTTTCTCATATTGATTGTAATAGAGTTTTGCCTTGTCATGGAATGAGATAAATAGGTTTTTTTTACAGTAGATTTCTGTTAGTTatactttgtaaaaaatatttacctattCGCCAATGCCatctttgaaaaaggaagaaggacgTTTTCAAAAGATTGAACTCCTTATTTACCAAATGGCCTTAAGCAGTTCGCTGGAAAGATCAGTGAAGAATTTCTTCATTTGAAGAATTTGCAACCATagcataatatgtatatatgtatacatgtataaattaCAATCTAATGAGTGGATACAATTGCACAATCGAAGTAAGCCTCAAAATAAAGTGGGAATAAGAATCTCTCTGAGTCACAGTTTCATTGTCCATAAAATGTAGATGATGTAGATGGTTACAGCGCCTACATAATAGGGCTGTTTCAAAAATTAAAGGATacaatgcatataaaaattatttgaaaagtgaaaagcataatcaaaatattatctattatttcAAGTGCCCTTATTTGGCCAGTATTTGTTTTCCAGGGATAACAACCCACAGAATGTTGGCAGAAGATGTGACACCACAGAGGAATGGACGACAACCAAGAAGTTCATGGGGTTCAGGTCATGCTGCTCCAAAATATGGCATCTTGGCATATTAATACCTTAAGCCGAAAGGGTTTGAGGaaatggcagaagcaggaagtTCACTCTGACCTCCCCCACCTTCTcacccttcttccctgaaacaggtcataaaaCTCCCATGTGAAACATACCCTTCCTGCACCTGGAGGAAGGAAGACATTCTTACTACCAGAGACTGGAAATTTGGGGCCAAGAAATCTGtgtaaacaaaccttgttaaGCTAAACCTTACCTTCCTAGTTACTTCTTCACCATTTAGTACTCCTAGTCCAAACCCCTCTGACTTGCCAATTCTTTACAAATTTAttgttgtttctttgtctaaaaggtgtAGAAACTTCCTGCTCTGGTCACGTCTTCGGGTCTTCATTCTTTTGTGAAGACTCCTGTGTACAtggaaaaattcaataaaatttgtgtgcttttctcaacctgtctttgtcagtttaattttcagacccagttAGGGACCCTAAAAAGGTTGAGGAAAACTTTTTTCTCCCCTACAGTTTCTGGGACCCACCGTGGGGCGCCATCTCCTGGGGAACACCTTGCTCAATCTGGAAGCTGCAGTCAGAGATCCTAGACCTCTGACAAAAGCTGGCAGAAGAATTCTTGCCAAGTTATCTCTTCAATCTCTGCCTGGGGAGACCAGTCGGGTGAAGGAGATAAGGGTCCTCTCCTTTCCAGATTCAGATTGGCAGGAGAAAAACATTTGCAAGAATTAGTTCTTGAGATTGTGATTCTGATTCCAACTTGGTTTCGGGGTACCCACTGGTTATTGATATTTTCCTTCCCAGGGACGGCTATTGCTTTCCTGTTTATCTCTTGTTTTGTGTCCTGAGAATTTGGCTTGGCTTTCTGCCCATCAGGGCATGCAAGTGTCAGGTCTTGCTTTTTTGCAGGCAGCCAACTGTCAGAGGGCAAGCCTCCCCAGCATGGCTGTACAGAAATGTAGCTGAGCCCCATTTGTGGCTAGTATTCTCTCGACTGTTAGCAGTTCTGCGGAGCGGTTGTCcaagtttcctttcttttggcTACTGTATGATCAGGCCACTCAAGACGGTTGCTCTTGTGCTCTCTGTGCATCCCCTGCTcgccagtgcctgcttcacctacacctacTCGCAAGACTGACCTTCCTAcgtacttgccccaggccccacttAAAGACTcttcttatcaaaggggcagtgaagggcatgcccctctgctggtttccctggaaactgatgagccaacctgacataATTCCCCCTATAGTTGGCAAtctacaccccccccccccacgagCAAAGACTGCCACCACATCCTGCCCTCCATCCGTTGCACaca
Protein-coding regions in this window:
- the TM4SF18 gene encoding transmembrane 4 L6 family member 18, yielding MGSWKCGSCLSSLLIPLALWSIIVNILLYFPNGQASYASSNKLTNYVWYFEGICFSGIMMLIVAAILLVLENDNNYKCCQSENCSKKYMTLLSMIFSALGIAFSGYCLVISALGLLQGPYCRTLDGWEYAFEGTAGRFLTDSSVWIQCLEPAHVVEWNIILFSILIALSGLQVIVCLIRVAIQLSKILCGTYSVIIQPGII